The DNA segment GCAAGCAGGAATTGCTGATCAAGCCCGGCGAACAGAAAACGCTGCCGATCGAGCCCGCCGCAGACACGCGCAAGCTCGGCTTCTTCGCGGCTTTCCGCAAACTGGATGACGCGCAATGGCGGGCGTTGGCGCCGTTGGTCTTGCACCAAAACAACACCGTTACCTTGGAGATAGACCGCAATGTGCTTGGCGCCAAGGCCAGCGCAGTCGAGCCGGCACCGGCGACGCCCGCAGAGCCTTGAGTTCCCGGCCCGCGCAGTGCGCGGGGAAATCGGCTGAAGCCGGGCGGGCTTGAAGCGAGCGCGCTCCGGCCGACTTTATTAAACTATGTTAAGCAATTCATTCCGCTGCGGCATATCGCTTATTTTTTCGGGCCGAATCGGCCGAGAAATTTTCCCAAGATTACTAAGGCCTTGTTCGGACAGGTGTTGATACCGATCTGGCACGA comes from the Methylomonas sp. EFPC3 genome and includes:
- the tssJ gene encoding type VI secretion system lipoprotein TssJ; the encoded protein is MLASCAETPELPPPVPPTQLTLQINAGKQLNPDAAGKASPVLLRIYELREQSGFAAADFFTLFDKEQLALGGDLLRKQELLIKPGEQKTLPIEPAADTRKLGFFAAFRKLDDAQWRALAPLVLHQNNTVTLEIDRNVLGAKASAVEPAPATPAEP